In a genomic window of Capsicum annuum cultivar UCD-10X-F1 unplaced genomic scaffold, UCD10Xv1.1 ctg1489, whole genome shotgun sequence:
- the LOC124890263 gene encoding protein ETHYLENE INSENSITIVE 3-like produces the protein MMMFEDIGFCGDLDFFPAPLKEVEAATAVPPIEPEPLMDDDYSDEEIDVEELEKRMWKDKMKLKRLKEMSKSKEGVDVVKQRQSQEQARRKKMSRAQDGILKYMLKMMEVCKAQGFVYGIIPEKGKPVTGASDNLREWWKDKVRFDRNGPAAIAKYQADNAIPGKNEGSNPTGPTPHTLQELQDTTLGSLLSALMQHCDPPQRRFPLEKGISPPWWPNGQEDWWPQLGLPKDQGPPPYKKPHDLKKAWKVGVLTAVIKHMSPDIAKIRKLVRQSKCLQDKMTAKESATWLVIINQEEVLARELYPDRCPPLSSAAGSGTLSMNDSSEYDVEGAVDDPTFDVQEQKPKHLSLLNVDVEMFKALPLQQQSHPIKDELIANLDFTHKRKPADDLSFMMDQKIYTCECLQCPHSELRHGFPDRSTRDNHQLTCSFRNTSQFGVSNFHIDEVKPVIFAQQCVQPKQAQLPVNPAQPSFDPSGFEVPKDGQTVINDLMSFYESNVEGNKSSMAGNVVMSKEQPHQLTSVQQNNFLQSHGIVLEGSIFGDNNISANHSIFVQGDRYDQSKVLTSPFNAGPNDNFNFMFGSPSNVQSTDYSESFSSISYDNMLKQDVPVWY, from the coding sequence ATGATGATGTTTGAAGATATTGGGTTTTGCGGTGATCTTGATTTCTTCCCTGCTCCGCTAAAAGAGGTGGAAGCAGCAACAGCGGTCCCACCGATTGAACCGGAGCCATTGATGGATGATGATTATAGTGATGAGGAGATCGACGTGGAAGAGCTGGAGAAGAGGATGTGGAAGGACAAGATGAAGCTGAAAAGGCTGAAAGAAATGAGTAAGAGTAAGGAAGGTGTTGATGTTGTCAAACAACGCCAGTCTCAGGAGCAAGCAAGGAGGAAGAAGATGTCGAGGGCGCAAGATGGGATCTTGAAGTACATGTTGAAGATGATGGAAGTATGTAAAGCTCAGGGTTTTGTTTATGGAATTATCCCCGAGAAAGGAAAACCGGTGACTGGGGCATCTGATAATCTCAGGGAGTGGTGGAAGGACAAAGTGAGGTTTGATCGCAATGGACCTGCTGCCATTGCAAAGTACCAAGCTGATAATGCCATCCCTGGCAAGAATGAGGGATCTAATCCGACTGGTCCTACCCCTCACACCTTGCAGGAGCTTCAAGATACCACTCTTGGTTCTTTATTGTCAGCTTTAATGCAACATTGTGATCCTCCACAGAGGCGATTTCCTTTGGAAAAAGGCATTTCACCTCCATGGTGGCCAAATGGACAGGAGGATTGGTGGCCTCAACTGGGACTGCCTAAGGATCAAGGTCCTCCACCTTATAAGAAGCCTCATGATCTGAAGAAGGCATGGAAGGTTGGAGTCCTTACAGCGGTGATCAAGCACATGTCCCCTGATATCGCTAAGATTCGCAAGCTGGTAAGGCAATCAAAGTGCCTGCAGGACAAGATGACAGCGAAGGAAAGTGCAACTTGGCTTGTCATCATCAATCAGGAAGAAGTTTTGGCTCGAGAACTTTATCCTGATCGTTGTCCACCTTTGTCCTCAGCTGCTGGTAGTGGAACTCTCAGTATGAATGATAGCAGTGAGTATGATGTTGAAGGTGCTGTTGATGACCCCACCTTTGATGTTCAAGAGCAAAAACCAAAACATCTCAGTTTGCTGAATGTTGATGTTGAGATGTTCAAGGCTCTGCCTCTGCAACAACAATCTCATCCAATCAAGGATGAACTTATTGCCAACTTAGATTTCACTCACAAGAGGAAGCCGGCTGATGACTTGTCTTTTATGATGGATCAGAAGATATATACTTGTGAGTGTCTTCAATGTCCGCACAGTGAGCTTCGCCATGGTTTTCCGGACAGATCCACCAGAGACAATCATCAATTAACTTGCTCTTTCAGAAATACTTCCCAATTTGGTGTTTCAAACTTTCACATTGATGAAGTCAAGCCAGTTATCTTCGCTCAACAGTGTGTCCAGCCAAAGCAGGCTCAGCTGCCGGTTAACCCAGCTCAACCCTCCTTTGATCCATCAGGGTTTGAGGTTCCTAAAGATGGGCAGACGGTGATCAACGATCTTATGTCATTCTATGAGAGTAATGTAGAAGGAAATAAAAGCTCTATGGCGGGGAACGTTGTCATGTCCAAGGAGCAGCCTCATCAATTAACTAGTGTTCAACAGAACAATTTCCTACAAAGCCATGGGATTGTGTTGGAGGGAAGTATCTTCGGGGACAACAACATTTCTGCTAATCATTCTATTTTCGTGCAAGGAGATCGGTATGATCAGAGCAAGGTTTTAACCTCACCATTCAATGCAGGCCCTAATGAcaacttcaatttcatgtttGGATCTCCATCCAATGTGCAATCCACCGATTACTCTGaaagtttttcttcgatttcatATGATAACATGCTGAAGCAAGATGTTCCTGTTTGGTACTAG